The sequence CAGCTTGCTTTACCTAACAAACAGCCAACGATCCTCGAACGTACAGATTCCTATTCTCCATGCCATCAACCGGCCGACCACCAGCTGATTCCATCACGTCTTTCTCTCACCGCGCCTAGCTGATCAGCACACACACAAGTAGCATCTTATCTATTGGTTCGTTGATGCCCAGCTCTCGAACGAATCACCATCTCATGTATTGTCTTGTCCCCATCCCCATGCATGCAGCTGCTGAACCACGGCATCTCGCACGAGCTGATGGACGAGGTGGAGCGGCTGACCAAGGCGCACTACGCCACCTTCCGGGAGGCCAAGTTCCAGGAGTTCGCGGCGCGGACGCTGGAGGCCGGCGAGAAGGGCGCCGACGTCAAGGACGTGGACTGGGAGAGCACCTTCTTCGTCCGCCACCTCCCGGCCTCCAACCTCGCCGACCTCCCCGACGTCGACGACCGCTACAGGTGCGTTCAGACCTCAAACACAACACTACGTGCGTGCGTGCGGATGCGCGCCATTAAATTAATGACGTGTGGATCAGTATCATATATTATTAGTGTTTATCTGCTAGCTGCGACCCAATGATCAGTCGTCTTTGTTAATCGACTTTTTGTTGGCTTCTCTCGGAATGTTCTAAGTGCCATGTCACCCGCTTTTGACTGATCAGTTTATTTTAATTGATCTGATTAGTCttagcttgagagtgacttgagTATACCAGGCTGGGATACTACCTGACCTGACCTGCTCCTACATAACGGATTAAGTAATGTTTCGAGAAATTTTGTCCATACGCATATAATTAAGTTATCAGAATtctgcctgacgacgacgacgacgcgaaAACAGTTAGTTATCTGTTCATCTCGTTGCCTTTAATTGCTTGACAAGCTAGCTAGCTGTACAGCAGAATGCGGTGCGAGCCCCGTAGCTATGACAAGGTCGAATCGCCTTTCAGCAGGCGACAGCGCTGTTTGTCCGGTGGAATATTCCGGCCGTGTCTCAAAGCCTTCCTTCCTTCCGTGTCGCTGCAGGCAGGTGATGGAGCAGTTCGCATCGGAGATCCGGAAGCTGTCGGAGAGGCTGCTGGACCTGCTGTGCGAGAACCTGGGCCTGGAGCCCGGGTACCTGAAGGCGGCCTTCGCGGGGTCGGACGGCCCGACGTTCGGCACCAAGGTGAGCGCGTACCCGCCGTGCCCGCGCCCGGACCTCGTCGACGGCCTCCGCGCGCACACCGACGCCGGCGGCATCGTGCTGCTGTTCCAGGACGACCAGGTGAGCGGCCTGCAGCTGCTCAGGGGCGGGGAGTGGGTGGACGTGCCGCCCATGCGCCACGCCATCGTCGCCAACGTCGGCGACCAGCTGGAGGTCATCACCAACGGGCGGTACAAGAGCGTCATGCACCGCGTGCTCACGCGCCCCGACGGCAACCGCATGTCCGTCGCGTCCTTCTACAACCCGGGCGCCGACGCCGTCATCTTCCCGGCGCCCGCGCTCGTCGGCGCCGCCGAGGAGGACCGCGCCGAGGCCGCGTACCCGAGCTTCGTGTTCGAGGACTACATGAACCTGTACGTGCGCCACAAGTTCGAGGCCAAGGAGCCCAGGTTCGAGGCCATGAAGTCGGCCATCGCCACCGCGTGAGAAAGACTGCCTTCCGCTGCCGGCTTCCTTCGTGGCGTCAAGCCTTGAGGCTTGAACGAACAACGTACGTCCATGTGCTTATAGTGGCACAGTTGTGTGTGTAACTACCGATCGTGGAACGGCCTAATGTATTTCGGTTGCCTCAGATCGATCTATATGTGCGTATACATTATGTACTCAAAAGTGTGTAGCGTCTGGTTAATGTACGAGCAGTGTGTATGTGACCAGGACCCGGTGTGTAGTTGCTATTACTACCATATCCGGTGAATGATCAAACCTTTTGGTgtattaaaactagatgttcatcCCCCTCACGGACTCACCCCAGGTATTGACAACCAAATCGGAATATGGCATATATAATAAAAACATGATGT is a genomic window of Zea mays cultivar B73 chromosome 5, Zm-B73-REFERENCE-NAM-5.0, whole genome shotgun sequence containing:
- the LOC100191321 gene encoding 1-aminocyclopropane-1-carboxylate oxidase 1Acc oxidase, producing MAATVSSFPVVNMEKLETEERATAMEVIRDGCENWGFFELLNHGISHELMDEVERLTKAHYATFREAKFQEFAARTLEAGEKGADVKDVDWESTFFVRHLPASNLADLPDVDDRYRQVMEQFASEIRKLSERLLDLLCENLGLEPGYLKAAFAGSDGPTFGTKVSAYPPCPRPDLVDGLRAHTDAGGIVLLFQDDQVSGLQLLRGGEWVDVPPMRHAIVANVGDQLEVITNGRYKSVMHRVLTRPDGNRMSVASFYNPGADAVIFPAPALVGAAEEDRAEAAYPSFVFEDYMNLYVRHKFEAKEPRFEAMKSAIATA